The genomic stretch GGCTCACACCTTTTCTTCCAAGAACTTTCTAGCAAACCCCTAGGTCCCAGACCAAGGGAGACCTCTTCAATAGGTATATGGAGTGCTTCAGCGACCGATTCAGGCATCACCGGTTCGCCCAACTTAGTGAATGGAGGGTGGTCCTCCACATACCAACCTAGGAGTATATCATACTCTTCAATAGTTGGAGCCAGCTGGAAGTCTTGGAACGTGAAACATCTGAGAGGTGGATCATAATACTGGGATAAGGCCACCAAAGCTGATACTTCTATCGGAGTAGTAATGAGATCGAGGATCCACCCATATCTGCAGATGAAGTTGTTCTTCTTGCAAGGAGTCACCTTGTTGCAGAGAGTTATCAGGGTGTCCACTCTAGGAAGCTTGAACTTGAGTGGGAGGGTATTCCTTCTTTATGAGCCCATCTTGGAATGCTCACTGCACAATCACAAACCTTTAGGGTTCTCCGAGAATAAGGCCcaatgtatgtatgcaaaatgcAATATGTTATGAATGCATATGCTACAAGAGGACATGATCATTGTAGATTCAAGGTGCGTTGGAGGTTAAGTTTCCCTGTAAGAAACCCATATACCCTCACGAGGTGAGTACTAAGACTTCTGAAGATGCTTAGATTCACAGGTCATGAGGCGAAAGTGTCGTCGTCGACACAAAATACTTGTGGGCCAACAACACTTTCGGGATGACCTCCTCTAAGTGAAGTTTCCTTCAACTTCAAAAGCCAAGGATTGTATAAAGGTCCTTGGAGTCATGGACCCTCTTCGAAAGAATGGTCGTCAACGCGAATGTGACTCACGTGCCAACCAAAATCAAAAAAGAAAATACTCCAAGCGGGGTCTTCGTACCTCCCCTTCAAGACAACTACGTCCGACGGGTCAATACGAATATCCCTCTTATCTTAGGTGAACTCTCTAAGCATGTGTATTGGGCTTCTCGCTCTATACTATTTATCCCACAAGATCCAAGCAGGATAATATATAACAGGCATATATAACAGGCATGGATAAATAAAGCAAGCGATAACAGAAGTAAACAATTCAAGAAAAGGATACAGGAAAgctaggcttgactcgcttatgggaactcactacgccaaaaatgacttttaacagcgcatcttagacagcgcttttaaaagaaaacgctgtctaaggttaaaattaaaataaaacacggaaaatgttccaaaaaaataatgaaagcgctgtctaagggggggtcttagacagcgctttctaaaagcgctgtctaagacccccccttagacagcgcttttagaaagcgcttttaaatatagaccttagtcagcgcttttgataaagcgctgtctaaagtctttaaattaaaaagAGGTTGAAAGTATCAGATCCACACATTTCCTTGTTTCACTCTCTTTCTCCTCCTCAAATGTTGTCTTCACCGCGCTAGAAACCACATCCGCAGCGAGGCTCCTCCCATTCATGAAAACGAGCTATCCAAAAACCCACCTCCCCATCCTCTCTCCGTTTTCTTACCCTAACACTCTTAAGCCTCCATCAACCTACCAAATCCTAAACCTAAATTTCAATTTAAATGAAGAACATCTCCTAATTCATACAAGAAGCGCAGCAGGATAGTGAAGAGAATACGCACAAGGGCACCAAGATGTGGAGAACATCTCCTATTTCGTATGTTAGTGGTTCTAATTGGTAAATAGGATAAATGCTATTTAGTAAATTCAAGTCCTAGTTAGAAAATGAATGTCAGTGATGTTAGGAATGAATTTGAATCAGTTGAATGCCCACTGTACTGCTATGGAATGTGGCGGATTTATTGACTTTGAATGTGAGATGTTAGTGAAatgatattgtttatgaaattgAACTGTTATTGTTAGTGAGATTGTTATGTGAATTAATGCATTGCTGTGAAGAATTAATAGAAATTAGCTTGAAATTTTTGTTTAGTGAATTAGTGTTGAATAAAAAAGGTTATGTCAGTCTTGGTTAGAATGCTAATGAATTGTTAGTAAGTTAGATTAGTTATGTTAGGAATGTCACTGTCATGCTATGTGAATTGGAGCTTTTGGATTGAATTGAGTTAGCATAGTTAGAATTGTGGGGCTATTAATATTAATGTTAGAATTGGTCTAATTTGCTGCTTGAAATTTGTTAAGTTAATTATGATGATAAATGGAACTGAATGTTAGTTAACTAGTTAGTGAACATTGAAATTCTATGCTAGATGCTTGTACTAACGTGGAACTGATTTTGTGGTTAGTGTTTGATTGCCATGTCAATTGATCAAATCTGGTGTAACTTGTCATGAAAATATGAACTAGCCCAACTTCGGAATTGTCAAGGCATGAATCAAAGTTATGCTAGGTTATGTTAAATGTGGATTGTTGATATTGTGTTGAACTGATTAGTTTAAAAATGAGTTTTTAGTAAGTTAGATTGGTTATGTTAACCGAATTATGCTTAATCATGGGATGATAATTGCTATGGACCTGTTTGTAGTTGGTATTGGTTATAGGTTATGTTTTGATGTATGGTATACAAATTGGTTTGTGGATACTGGCTTGATTTTTGTCATTGTGTATTATAGTCATGCCTTGAATTGTACGTGCCTTTGGTCATGTGTGTCTATGTATGAATGTATAACTGATTATGTATGTATCTGGTGTGGTTTTGCAGGATTTGTACACATGGGAAGGCTTGGCAAGGCATTTTGGTCACGGAGAAGCTTAGCACATTTGATAATTCTGTTGATCAATTGACTTCACGTTCTTCAATATCAAAGTCTTCGGTTTGCCAAGTTAGATGTGTTCTTAAAATCAATCAAGTAGTTAATTGCTTTGTAAATAACTTGTTAGCAGTTCGCTTTGGTTTTGTAATGACTTAAAAGTATTCAAAATCAGAAACAATTTGCTTTCAGTTAACACGAACAAACAGTAAGTGACTAGTAAATGACATAGCCTTGAAATGGGTTTTTGTCAAGTTTTTAATGGTGAGCTGAGTTCTTGATGTTTTATGTCAATGTGGATTCTCATGCAATACTTCAGTAGGATTTCTTCAAACCTGTTTATAATTTAAATAGTTGCTTGGCCTTTTTTGTGCTCAACAGTCTCAGTTACGGCATGCTGTATACGTGGAGGATTATGAAGAAGCTTCTAGGCTTCAGGTGGCGATTGCAGCTGCATCTAACAATGACAGTGTTGGAAAAGTGATATCTCTTCTCAAAGTAGGGATTTTGACAAATGGGTGTTATGCTGTTAGCTGATTTTTGTGAGTTACTTTTTCACTATATTGTATATAATTTAATTATGTCTGTATATTTTCTAATCTTGCAGAGAGCCATAAAAGAAGAGCGGTACCATGATGCAGCTTTTTTAAGAGATAAAGCTGGTGCTGGACTTGTGAGTTCTTATGGAATTTATTTAATGGCAACTTGCATGAATGTCTTTGAATTATGGTGGAATTAGAATGTCAGATGCAATGTCATAGGGCGGCCCCAGTAATACATATTGGTGCTGAAATTGCTATTACCCGGGTTGATAATTTGTTTTTGACATCAAGACAACACTTTCCTCACCACTTCACTTATGAAACCAATAACTAAATTGTAAGGTGTTTTTGTAGACTAAATTTATTTTTGTATCTTGCTAATAAGCCGTGGAACCTAATGACAGTTATATTATGAGAGCCAGATAACGAATAATAATCCATTTTTGAAAACATTTAGTTTGCTTATTATCATGATTTCAAATTTTAAGGTGCACTTGTTTTTTCACTTTGATTTCAAATATGGATTATTTATATTAACGTGCATTTGTTTTGAATTTTTACGAGCTACACCAAAATCAGTTCTTGAGCTTATGGATGTAAAGGATCTAACTCTATCACATGTTAAATCTCATTTGCAGGTATAATTATCTTCAACTCCTTCATTGCAATAGATCACTAAACATAGTTTAGTTATAATTATAATTACATTATTATGATGTTGTTAATATGTTTATCATCTTCATTCCAGTAACTGCAATCTGCATATGGTATCAAGTATGTGTCTTTTTTTCCTTCTTGCTCTCCCTATGAAAAGACATAAAACAAGTGTTACTCATTACTAATTCAAAGTTTACGCAACATATATTATTTCAATTTCACAATGTGTAAGCTACGTGAATCATGTATTTAATTTTATGTCTAATATTTAAAGCAGAAGATGCAAGAGCAGTACTCATGTTAAACTAGTAAACAAAAATGATCATAACAGAAGTTGAATGATGTTTATTATTTCAGAGATATTATAATCCAACGGCAAGAGAGCTGGCTCGGTTAGCACAGATACAGATTACTCCAATTCTTCACCATTTTTCAGAATCTTTAGCAGGAGCTGCATCAATACGAGCTTTCGATCAAGAAGGTCGTTTCATGAGCACAAATCTTGTCCTTTTGGATGGCTTCTCAAGGCCGTGGTTTCACAATGTGTCTGCAATGGAATGGCTTTCTTTCAGATTGAATTTGCTTTCAAATTTTGTTTTCGCCTTTTCACTTGTCTTGCTAGTGAGCCTCCCTGAAGGTTTCATCAATCCAAGTAAGTACAACTCTTTACTGAGAAAATATCAATAACCGACGATAAAAGTAGAACCCTTTAAGATCATCACTTATCAATGTTTTATGAAAACAGTCTAAGTTATTGTGATATAAAGCGACTCACAGGAATTGAAAGATTTGTTTCTCTGTATGTTACAGGCATAGCAGGGTTGGCAGTAACATATGGAATCAATCTAAATGTCTTGCAAGCTTCAGTTATATGGAACATTTGTAATGCGGAAAACAAGATGATATCAGTTGAAAGAATTCTtcaatatacaaatttagcaagTGAATCACCTCTTGTGATTGAAAACTGCCGGCCACCAAGAAACTGGCCAGAAACTGGAACAATATCTTTCCAAAATTTGCAGGTTTGATATCACGAGAATTTAGGACACAATGTGTGATGATTCAAATTATGTGTCCAGTTTTTCCTAACATATCTTCTTTTATATACAATAAAATATGATACAGATACGTTATGCTGAACATCTCCCATCAGTGCTGAAAAACATCACTTGCACATTTCCTGGAAGGAAGAAAATCGGCTTCGTAGGACGAACCGGCAGATAGGTCTCCATGACTTAAGGTCAAGGCTGAGCATTATCCCACAAGATCCAGCCTTGTTTGAAGGCAGGGTTAGAGGAAACCTGGATCCTCTTGAGCAATACTCTGACATTGAAGTCTGGGAGGTAAACACTTTAATCAAACAACTAGATCATGAATAACACGTATAATATAATATGAAATATACTAAAATACCCTCATTACATCTTCTAAGATCATCTTATATATAATATAGTTTGATACATATGAAATTTTCATTTTCAGGCTCTAGATAAATGTCAGCTAGGTCACCTAGTGAGAGCCATGGATGAGAAGTTGGACTCCCCAGGTTGGATTCATTAACTACTATCAACTTGCATAGTTTATTATGCTTTTGGTAATAATCAATCATTGTTACTAATAACTGAAATGCTTTCCCAGTGGTTGAAAATGGTGATAACTGGAGTGCTGGACAAAGGCAATTATTTTGCCTTGGAAGAGCCTTACTGAAGAAAAGCAGCATATTAGTACTAGATGAAGCAACAGCCTCAGTGGACTCTGCAACTGATGGAGTGATACAGGATATCATCTGTCAAGAGTTCAACAATCGAACAGTTGTCACAATAGCTCATCGAATCCACACAGTTATAGACAGCGACTTGGTTTTGGTTCTCAGTGATGGTAAGTGTTTGAGAGCACCATTAGAACTAGTTTTGACAATTAACTGTTTTAAACAGGTTTTCAAGTTTAAAAGACTATTCCACAGCAAAATGAAGTAGCATAATAATGACACTAGAGTTTGACATATGATATTTCCATGAAGTAGCTTAATATATATATCTGATATTACAGGGAGAATTGCGGAGTATGATGAACCATCAAAGTTACTTGAAAGAGAAGATTCCTTCTTCTACAAACTTATAAAGGAATACTCTAGCAGATCACATAGCTTCAACAACTTGGCAACTCAACATGTCCAAAACAAGGAGTAAATTCAAGACTTTATGAATAATATATTAATTTAGTGGAGTCACAAATTGCTACTTGTTAGATGGGACAAAAAAGGCTCCAAACTATTTCAGTCACAGCTTCAATAAAGAAAGGAGTTCCTTCCTGGTCCCATCGATGTGAAGTAGCAGTGCAAAATGGGAAATCATTAAGAGGCTCTTTGTTTGATATATTATATTTGAGGAGACATAGGCTCCAATTTTGAGCAGGAAAGAGCAATTGGGATGAGATTATAAATAAGGGAGTCTAGTTTCTCATCTAGTAAAACTGTAATAAGCAGTTCCCTGgagtatatgtaatgacttgtaaatgtgtacataaatttgtatatattttgatacatttaaggcaaaattggtttgaattggtatatatatatatttgttagccaaaaattggtagaaaaaaggccaaaatggcatatataaaatgtgataattgtctgtcaaaatctggttgaaaacaggtagaaattctggtttataaatctggaaaaaatgtggtttaaaacaaaagcttcaaaaattttcgtatacattagacagcgcttttgtaaaaagcgctgtctaaaggggggattagaaagcgctttaggcaaaagcgctgtctaagcccccccccccccttagacagcgcttttgcctaaagcgctgtctaaggtatacctaaaaaaattaaaatagggggggcttagacagcgctttttgaaaagcgctgtctaagccccccccccccttagacagcgctttggccaaaagcgctgtctaaggtatacctaaaaaaattaaaataggagggtcttagaaagcgtttttggccaaagcgctgtctaaggggggggcttagacagcgcttttaagatttaaaaaagcgctgtctaaacctttagcagcggaggtttagacagcgctttaaagcgctgtctaaggctaaaaaaagcgctgtctaaggtcttgtttggcgtagtAACTCCatattgtccccagcagagtcgccagctgaagcgccgcgaaaaatacagagtcgccaccggattttatttattccaaaggaaagggaaaatagcgataaaaccccgAATGAGAGAAACGGTCTCGTaaccaagagcggattcggaagtcggttatgcaaggggaatgtattagcacccctcacatccatggtactccatgggaaccacttgctcgtatcaaatgtGTATGGATGTTTACTTATCTGTAAGTTGCTTGCTATTAGGAATGAGATGAGAGATAAGATGGGAGAcaaaataagttttaagttagtgtgctcgccaaggatttgggccctcgtgcctacatatccccatacgtgcaatagggaagtcagagcttcgtagttcggctcaAAAAATGACGTATTTGTTTAGTTGTTTTTACTGAACAGTATTGACGTTCGCGcgctactgttcacttgcttgtatacttTGTCATGGGAGCAGAAAGTATTTTCTTGTTTGCGGTAAAGTGGATACGCTTGGTtcacactctagcagttaaacattacttgctcacacatggaggcttaagcttcgctcacggtagaacggaagtaacacttccttattgaaaggttttgaagTGTGCGctaaggcaaaagatgatttgatttgttagggttgattttatgcatggagacaagcattaaacccttggctagatacagtcaacggtccaataactcgggagttgagaggataagttatcctaaccactctttttcatccaaaaaagagaTTTGATTATGAAAGGAGTTTGTCAAGTTTAATCgttggaacttagagggagacaagtctCTAACCCTTGACTAAGTACAGTCAACGATCGAAGTACTTGGGAATCGAGAGGACAATGGAGTCCTAACTATTCTTTTTCTTCCTCATAGCGCCTAGATTTAACTTGTTTGAATgattagatgttttaagggggaaagtcaagtgtcgggtcctcaggctaggtacgAACGACAACCCAGTTAtttgaatgttgtgtacaaacacgtacaccccatttgcattccaatttgttatgaaaatgttttgaaaaagcaacttgacgttgaatcaagtgtttgcatttattatgaaaatagtgAGTGAAGAATGGAGGTGAGAGATAGAATGAGACCGAGAAGAGAGTGGAGAAGATGTGAGAGAATGGACCTTGGAGTGGATGGAGAatgcttgacgttggatcaagcatacgttacaatggtgtgagttttattcgGGAAAAAAAacaacttgacgttgaatcaagtatTTTCTGTTTCTTTTAAAATGCTTTGTTTATCGTTTTGTATTTTATCTTGGTTATTAACATGCATAGTGAGCTAACTAGAAAGCAATAAAGCTAAGCTATTACATGACTAAGGGAGGGGGGATATTTAACCCATAATGGAGGGGGGGGGGGACCCACACAATACAACACAAAGGCATGAAAGG from Lathyrus oleraceus cultivar Zhongwan6 chromosome 7, CAAS_Psat_ZW6_1.0, whole genome shotgun sequence encodes the following:
- the LOC127104022 gene encoding protein EXECUTER 1, chloroplastic, with product MSQLRHAVYVEDYEEASRLQVAIAAASNNDSVGKVISLLKRAIKEERYHDAAFLRDKAGAGLVSSYGIYLMATCMNVFELWWN